From the Alteromonas sp. CI.11.F.A3 genome, the window TCTTACCACGCTTGGCTCAATCCGCGCAGCTAGCAGCCTACCAATGCGCGTAAATATTAAGATCAGGGGGATAGCAAAAAGGGTAGATATAACCGTAGTCTGATTGGGCAACGTGCCAAAAGGCACCATGGCTAAACGAATAAGCGCGGTAACACTAAAGATAGCCAGCAGAGTATATCGCACTTCATGCACAGACCAATTCTGGCGATAACACTGAAATACCACGGGTGGCCCGAAAGTAGAAAATAACCCGCCTAATACGCCACCCAATGCGCCTGATACTATAAAGCCCCACCCTTTGCCTGAGGCAGCAGATTGGCTTCTTTTCACAATGAGTAGCAAGCAGCAGGTTAATATTGCCAACCCAAGCAAAATATTTAACCAAACCGACAGTCCCGCGGAAAGGTATTCAAGCAAGGCGTAGCCCACGGCAATAAAAGGGATACCGCCGATCAACA encodes:
- a CDS encoding sulfite exporter TauE/SafE family protein — translated: MLLETLVPMFILLGFATVLQTLSGFGFGLMVVSSFTLFNLLPLTATTFLISVLGLVNSTSIVLKNVHLIHRKAFTLVLIGGIPFIAVGYALLEYLSAGLSVWLNILLGLAILTCCLLLIVKRSQSAASGKGWGFIVSGALGGVLGGLFSTFGPPVVFQCYRQNWSVHEVRYTLLAIFSVTALIRLAMVPFGTLPNQTTVISTLFAIPLILIFTRIGRLLAARIEPSVVRLLAISTLALSGITLILQNVPHLLN